The genomic segment GTTTTTGGTGGATGTCACCCTCATCTTCACCTCCCAGTTCAACACCGattaaaacaacagacaaaggtatattttcatttgttgctgtATCCTAATGTATGCGCCATTAACTGTTACAAGCTCCTGATTTCTAGTAAAGTTTCTGTGACCATCTGTCTGTGCAATTCCTTCCTCTGAACGGACACTGTACTGCCTCTGAAAGATGACCACGATCCTGCCATTTTCAGTCCAGCTGGACAGCGTCGGCGTGACAGATCCTTTTCTCCATGCAGAGGATCCCTTAGTGTGAGTGTATAACAAATATAGCCTGTCCTTCTGTTGTCTTTCCTTATTAAGCAGAAATGAATTAATGCATTATTAGCAGAAAACGTCTCATATTGTGTACATTTATGGCTTTAAAAAGCACCAGCCATTATTACATCTTGCTTTTGATTCTTTGTGTGTGCTGTTTGGATTACTGGCTTTGCACTGTTCCCTGGTTTATGCCAGGTTTGTCTAAATGCTCTGGAGCCAGATTGGATGAATCCCAGTTCCCCTCTTTGGCCCTAACACCCAGCCCTACCTCTCCATTTTCCAAATGGCCATTTGGAGGGCTTGATGACAGACACCCCTCAAAGAAACAGGACACCCCACCCTATGCAGCAGCAAAATGCGTGGGCAGAGCCACATGGCAGAACTAAGAGGGGGGAGCATTGAATTTGGGCCGTtgcctgcagcagaaacacttcATTCCGACTAAGTGTGCATataaatgtttgcatttcaaCACCACACCACTGCATTTGGAAACGTCTGTGTTTATTAAATGCCTGGGAAGCCACCATTTGTGCAACCTCATTTGATATATTGTTCAGCTTGTAGTTGTCAAATATACCACCCTCATGAACTTATGAACAAAACTGAGCGTGCATGTTGGCATTATGAGGCCAGATGCTGTGATTTATTCAAATGCACTTTAGTtattttctagttttatttatttacacagaGTTGTACTTACTGGGTCGTGTTCTGCCTGTTTTCACTGTTCCTCAGATTTTGTCTGACACTTCCCAGAGTGAATTTGATGACACAGAGATACTGCAACTTCAAGAAAAGGCCAGCAGACTTTTGCTGAGAGGGTATATAAACCTGCAAGTAACATTCATGATAAATGAATGCATCCTTTAGGTGGTAATTAACATGTCTTTCTAACAGTGAATGTCCCCTGGGCGATGGATCTGTGCCGGTCAGCTCAGAGGGCCTGGGATGCTCCGATTTCTCTTCTCCAGTCAGCGTGGATGAGCCAGTGCAACAGCCTTTGATTCCCAGTTTAATAGCATCTACCACTGGTAAGACAAGAGTGTGGAGTGGAGTCATTTTTTAGATTATTCTTCTTCATAATGTGTtgctttctgctgtgtttttaggTAATGTGTTTACAGTGAAGGCCAGCTCACACCCAGTTCATACTGTATCATCCCAAAAATCTTTCATCCCTCCTCTGAGGCCACCAACACGTCCAGAAGATGACATCTTGTTCCAGTGGCGCTTAAGGAGAAAGATGGAGCAAGCCAGAGAGCGGCCCCAGTTCCTGCAACCGTCTCCTCTTCATGGTTCCACATTTAGCTGGCAGGCTCCCGGTTTAAGCCATCCTTCTGCCAGCGGGCAGGCCTACAAGGTTGGAGTCAAACTGTATGATATTTTCcttatattttttgttgaatatGTATTTCCAATGAACAGAGTGGCATTATTTTCTCCTTCTACAACAGAATACTCCACCTCCTCAATCCCTACAAAGAGACACTCATGCACATGTCGCTGCTCCTGAGCCAGAAACCGAAGAGACCAACAGACCACGTCCTCCAGATCCAGACCATCTTCCCTTCCCTGCCTTTGTTGCCTCTGGCTGTTCAGCCTCTCAACCGCATACTGTTGCCCATGTTCCTGCCCACATGCATTTCCTCTGTGATGTCTTGCCCTGTCCCAGCCAGACATCTCATGTCAGAGCGAAACAGAGTATTCCACAAAGGTCAGATGAGCCTCAGACCAAAGTCGCCAATAAAAAGACCCAAGTTTCTGAAAACTATACAAATATTTTTAGCAATGTGCCTCCTGGTGAACATGTGTCAACTTCACTCCCTGCTTCATCTGGAGCTATAGAGGAAGAGAGGCTTAGTCACCAAAAACTATCTGAgaggaataagaaaaagaaagcggAGAAGAAGACCTCAGAGTCCATCAGACAGCAAAAGAAATCAGCAAGGTGACACATTAAAACATGaccattgtaaaaaaaaatctaaatatacacACATGGTATTCATTGTTTTGCATGTATACTGTGAATAGTGAACATCTTGTGTGGTATCACTTTAAAAACAGCAGTTCTTCACATCAAAGACTTCCCAAAAAGGTCACATCACGGAAAGAGCAGCATAGGCAGGAGGGAAGCCAGGAGTTTCCCAGTGAAGGCTGCACTCGTGACCGTGAACCTCCACCTTCTCCGATCCGCACTGCCTTAGGACAGGTCAGCAAAGGGGcgagctgcatttttttccctttcttgcATCTCATCTTGCCTATGTAGTTCAACTCATGCAAGCCCTTTTGGAAGCCAGAGAGGCTGTGTGCATATTTGGTCATATTGTTTTGCTGTGCTGTCAGAGTTTGGTAACCTGCCAGCAGAGTATGTGATGAAGTGAAGGATATTTGAGTGTTGCTTgtaaaaaacagcagtttatgAAGGATTGTGGGTCTTGTATTTGATATTTATGCTTGTTCTTTTGAGGTgaatccaaaaaaatccagaacTGGTCTTACGAGATGGGCTGTATGTGAAATATTGTGTGAAAACAGCTGTTTCTTTCTAACCATATtagcacaaaatgtcaaaagtgaCGGATGTAAATACTTTCACTCTGCACATTTTTTTGGATGCCACACATTGTTATCTAATTGCAAGGAATGCTGTCATTTTGATTAATACAATCTGCATTAACCACATGTGGTGTTCTCCTTGGCTTTGGCAGGTAGTTTCAGAGGTTTTGTTCCCTGTGGAGGATTCATCTCCTGCCCAAAGAATCCCTGTTTCATCCGATTCGCCTCCTGTTACCACCTCTGCACCTTCACAATCCCCAGTTCCTCCGTGTAATGCACAGAACTCCATGGAAGTCATTTCACAGCTGCTGCAAGAAGCTGAAGGTGAGCTTGAGGCAGCAAAGAGCACCAGCCTTTGCCCTGTAGTTAATTGGGGAGATTATCTGCTGAGCTATGAGTGGATGCCATTCCCCACATTCTTAAAATTTTAGATACCCCCgagaactttcttttttaaatgcagcttgTAAGTAAACGAGTAGGTAATCAATGTGAATTTTTATTACTGCCAATTGCTGTATTATGTCTACTTCTTGTCCACGTATTTCCAGATAAAttacatagattttttttcagattctgATGGAAAAGAATTTGAAGATGACCCTTTGTTACAAGTCCTGCGCAAACAGAGAAAATGGGTAAAGGAGCAGATCAGGTAAATATTCCTTGCAATTATTGAATAATAATTTGCTACAAACTGCCAGCATGCACAATTTATGTCAAATTATATTTCTAGAATGATCGTAGTTTACTTAAAATCTAATGAAATGTAGGCCATATTGTTATAAGAAGTATCTAAGCATAGCAAGTTCATTTTCAGGCCAGTAATCAGCTGTATTTTCGTTTTTAGTGAAGTGGACTCGATTTTGAATGAATTCCTGGAGGAGCAACAAGTTACTTGAACATTGGAAAGAGTCGCTTGATGTAGtcacgtttttttttattgttattttgtaaagaaataaagtttatttgtatatttcCACATTGGATATATGTCTGGGTGCATCAATAATCACAATCACAATCACAGTGCAGTGCATTTACAAAAGCTGcacaaaacaagccaaaaaaagAGCAGCAGTTTGAATGTGAACAGATAATATTTACAAAGTGGTTTCTTGAAACATTATGTAAGATTGAAGAGTAACAGCAGAGCAGTATATACAAACCACAGAGCAGGGAATATCAGAGCAGTGCCAGGAACAGAACAAATGTGCGTTTTGGCACTCGCTGAGTGTTTCTGTGAGGGGAGGGGCCTGAAGTTATTGCTGTTTTCGTCTGTGTGTTCGTACaggcttttgtttatttattgtcatATATGGAGAAGATGGAAGAGGATCttagtgttgtgtttttttttaggattaaaGCAATTTAAGTTAGGGATCTGGCGTTCTCAGTCGGCAGCATTGGCGCAGATATGATAAGGATGCCGTCCGGAGAGACCGCAGACTCCAAAGCCATGGTGTCCACCCCCTTTGGGATCCGGTAGCGGCGGTTAAACTGCCTTGTTGTGAAGCCAGGGCCGCTCTTCTAAGAGCAGAGAGATAACAGTAGGCTTAGATGATGGCACAAATCACAAACGTTGTataaaagaatgacaaaaatgcagtgGCAATCCTCCCcacctttttttcttcatgcttTCCTTCCACTTCTACAAAGTCTCCGATCACTTTGACCATTAGATCCTTTGGGCTGAAGTACTTCACATCAACTTGAACTGTAAATCCGCTGTCATCACAGTTTACCTAACagcaaaacaatattttatacGTCATAATAGAGATTTAAAATACCAGTAGCACAGCAAACAGCCAAATAAGGCCCTATTTGGCTCCATGCACTTAATAGATATCCTTTATAATATCTGAGCGTGAAACGGTAGTATGAGTATAGTTTTTATCTTTTAGAGGACGTTCAACTGCATCTCTGGGTCTGTGTCTACTGAAGGAGACTGTGGATGCACTTGAAAGTtcaaaaagcaaccaaaatcaagttcaattttaactttttaaggATATACACGAGATTGTCAGCTTATTAAACAAGTTATCATTctaaaatgcaactttttagcaGCTTACGTGCAGTTTTCTTGAGccaaaaagcaattttttttctttctatttacATCTATGCAATACTCAGTACATCAAATGACATACCTCTGCAGAGCTCCCATTATCAGTCTCTGGAATCAGTAATGTCGGGGACCAGTTATATTTCCCATAAGTTCCACTCAGCCGAGGAATCAGAGGTGGTAAAAGCTTCTCCCACTGGATAGCAGAAGCTGACATCGAGGGTGGCAGGATGAAGTCCATTTCTAATGAAATTGAAAGAAGAGGAGTTGAATAGAGAGCAGTTGAGGTTACAGCAAGTGAGGCTACAGCTCACACACCACTCACCTCTTCTTGAATTCTCTGACCGACGTGGTGCGTGCGAGTGAAAGGACAGCCCCCGTTTAACCACTGGTTCCCCTGAGTGAGCAGTTAGGAGGATGTGGTGCGCCTCTCTGTCTGGCTGATCTCTCCCTCTGGGTgctgctctgctgtgttttataCTGGTGTTGCATAATGAGCTGGGAAGTCATACCGGGGCACCTTGCTTCTGTTATGTTCTGGACTGCATACCCTTGGGTCCTCAGGCACGTCCATATAGGAGTGTATAGGCCTATTGTTTTTGGGGAGCGGTGCAGCTGTTGCGGGCTTATTGTCAATTAACGAGTTTATTAGCAATTATGTTACAGCCTgcggtttttttttgtttttttattgggCCGGTGCCACTAACAAGACTATTCATGTGTAATTATCAGAGCTGTTAGGGAGCTCTGTGCTTAAGGTCTGTTGTCAAGGAAGGTCTGTCCAAAAATAAGTTCAAAAGACGATGTTGTTGACCCTGGTGAGCTGATTCCAGACAGACAGTGACAGCAGGGACGAACCAAACACATGCCAGAGCATGTGAATAAGCCACTGCCCTCTCATCACTCACTTTCACAGATCAATTGtttaattaaagctgaaatACCCCATCGTAAAAACAGTCCATAACaagtaaaataaagaaactacTGACTTCctgttaaataaatgtaaagtaGAAATTACTATTTTAGAAATGGAAATGCCTCAAATTTGTAGACCGTTCAGTGGGAATTTCCACCACCTCACTCACACACTAAATAATATAGTGTGTGAAAGGATTAGTAATGAATTGCCTATGTCACTGTACTGCATTATGAAGAGTACTCTTCGTCCCGATACTCCTTGTTCTTGGCTTGCTCTGGTGAAGTCAGCAGTTATGTGTGGCCGgcacatgttctccctgttagCAACGCACAACCTGTCACTTAAGCTCTGACTGTGACTAAAATTGGCGCCGATTATGCTATGACTCATGAACGGACGACAGGGAAGTGGGGACATTTGGACGGATTAAGGTATTGGGTTTCACAACAGGCGCCAGTGGCTGTCCGGACTTAAGGCGACATGCTGTACGTAACAATGAGGAGCATAGACGTGGAAAATGGCTCGCCGATCAGTCACCACGACAAAAACTGCACGCATCGATTCAACTCACCGAAAATAAAGCGCATGGATTAAAGATGTGATAACGTGGAAGCATGGTGGATAGTTTTTATtcctcattcacacacagttaAAAAAGGTGTGGGTTGAACAATCCCATACAAACATCAACCTCAACAGTGGACATTAAATCAAGAAAAACAGCTCGATGAATCTATCGTTCAGTGTCTTGAACAAAGCTGAATGTACATCCAGCTTCACCATTCTAAACTGTTCATGACAATCAACGTTGCCCGTTATACAAAGATTAATCAGCCTATTCTAAAACCAAAGAACTTTCTTAAATACACTGGCAAGCACACAATGGAATTTCTGTGTCCTAtagctgttactgctgtttTCCAGCCGCTGAATTTAGTTGCAGAACCCAGACAAACCAGAATTTTTCACTATCGCTGAAGAGAGAAAATTCTTTGGTCCATTACAGTGGATCATGAGTTGCTTTGAGAAGATCTGCCATCGAAAAATGTCTTAAGGAGTGCCCAGTGGAATCGTGAAGGAGAGGTAATCTCCCACCTCCCCCCACTCCGCTCTGTAATGTTGGAATATGGTGATCCACGTTGTCAGAACCACAATCCATAAAAGGAGACCCAGTGCTGATCGCTTCACATCTAGACatggaagggaaaaaaaacataagacaTTTAGTTGGAATTCCAAAGagatcaaacacacacaggcggATTGTGTTATGCTCTTTGCCCAAAACAGTCTATGAAAATACTGCTCATCAAATTGCAAATACACCTTTGGGTGGTGTTGTACAAAGCACAATATGCTGTATATGTTCTAAACCAAGAGTGAATAGTGCACGGATATTCATTAGCGTAATTTTGTATCTAAACAAAGCTTGAGGATAAAT from the Acanthochromis polyacanthus isolate Apoly-LR-REF ecotype Palm Island chromosome 12, KAUST_Apoly_ChrSc, whole genome shotgun sequence genome contains:
- the hspb6 gene encoding heat shock protein beta-6; the encoded protein is MDFILPPSMSASAIQWEKLLPPLIPRLSGTYGKYNWSPTLLIPETDNGSSAEVNCDDSGFTVQVDVKYFSPKDLMVKVIGDFVEVEGKHEEKKKSGPGFTTRQFNRRYRIPKGVDTMALESAVSPDGILIISAPMLPTENARSLT
- the proser3 gene encoding proline and serine-rich protein 3 isoform X1, which encodes MKSSGPVFTRQNPFPPASTVRRTHYHPSRNQALSKKEKKITLSPVRLSQKSSPQQCRKSDRRFSTTDGQPVFEECWPSSDCELSPGTTTTSPVMETPKQSARPGKSTVSSSQGVQQDSVLAKYIERFRHGQPQSREDRQQMACATGEELESFWWMSPSSSPPSSTPIKTTDKDDHDPAIFSPAGQRRRDRSFSPCRGSLSILSDTSQSEFDDTEILQLQEKASRLLLRGECPLGDGSVPVSSEGLGCSDFSSPVSVDEPVQQPLIPSLIASTTGNVFTVKASSHPVHTVSSQKSFIPPLRPPTRPEDDILFQWRLRRKMEQARERPQFLQPSPLHGSTFSWQAPGLSHPSASGQAYKNTPPPQSLQRDTHAHVAAPEPETEETNRPRPPDPDHLPFPAFVASGCSASQPHTVAHVPAHMHFLCDVLPCPSQTSHVRAKQSIPQRSDEPQTKVANKKTQVSENYTNIFSNVPPGEHVSTSLPASSGAIEEERLSHQKLSERNKKKKAEKKTSESIRQQKKSASSSSHQRLPKKVTSRKEQHRQEGSQEFPSEGCTRDREPPPSPIRTALGQVVSEVLFPVEDSSPAQRIPVSSDSPPVTTSAPSQSPVPPCNAQNSMEVISQLLQEAEDSDGKEFEDDPLLQVLRKQRKWVKEQISEVDSILNEFLEEQQVT
- the proser3 gene encoding proline and serine-rich protein 3 isoform X3 — protein: METPKQSARPGKSTVSSSQGVQQDSVLAKYIERFRHGQPQSREDRQQMACATGEELESFWWMSPSSSPPSSTPIKTTDKDDHDPAIFSPAGQRRRDRSFSPCRGSLSILSDTSQSEFDDTEILQLQEKASRLLLRGECPLGDGSVPVSSEGLGCSDFSSPVSVDEPVQQPLIPSLIASTTGNVFTVKASSHPVHTVSSQKSFIPPLRPPTRPEDDILFQWRLRRKMEQARERPQFLQPSPLHGSTFSWQAPGLSHPSASGQAYKNTPPPQSLQRDTHAHVAAPEPETEETNRPRPPDPDHLPFPAFVASGCSASQPHTVAHVPAHMHFLCDVLPCPSQTSHVRAKQSIPQRSDEPQTKVANKKTQVSENYTNIFSNVPPGEHVSTSLPASSGAIEEERLSHQKLSERNKKKKAEKKTSESIRQQKKSASSSSHQRLPKKVTSRKEQHRQEGSQEFPSEGCTRDREPPPSPIRTALGQVVSEVLFPVEDSSPAQRIPVSSDSPPVTTSAPSQSPVPPCNAQNSMEVISQLLQEAEDSDGKEFEDDPLLQVLRKQRKWVKEQISEVDSILNEFLEEQQVT
- the proser3 gene encoding proline and serine-rich protein 3 isoform X2; translated protein: MKSSGPVFTRQNPFPPASTVRRTHYHPSRNQALSKKEKKITLSPVRLSQKSSPQQCRKSDRRFSTTDGQPVFEECWPSSDCELSPGTTTTSPVMETPKQSARPGKSTVSSSQGVQQDSVLAKYIERFRHGQPQSREDRQQMACATGEELESFWWMSPSSSPPSSTPIKTTDKDDHDPAIFSPAGQRRRDRSFSPCRGSLSILSDTSQSEFDDTEILQLQEKASRLLLRGECPLGDGSVPVSSEGLGCSDFSSPVSVDEPVQQPLIPSLIASTTGNVFTVKASSHPVHTVSSQKSFIPPLRPPTRPEDDILFQWRLRRKMEQARERPQFLQPSPLHGSTFSWQAPGLSHPSASGQAYKNTPPPQSLQRDTHAHVAAPEPETEETNRPRPPDPDHLPFPAFVASGCSASQPHTVAHVPAHMHFLCDVLPCPSQTSHVRAKQSIPQRSDEPQTKVANKKTQVSENYTNIFSNVPPGEHVSTSLPASSGAIEEERLSHQKLSERNKKKKAEKKTSESIRQQKKSASSSHQRLPKKVTSRKEQHRQEGSQEFPSEGCTRDREPPPSPIRTALGQVVSEVLFPVEDSSPAQRIPVSSDSPPVTTSAPSQSPVPPCNAQNSMEVISQLLQEAEDSDGKEFEDDPLLQVLRKQRKWVKEQISEVDSILNEFLEEQQVT